In Perca flavescens isolate YP-PL-M2 chromosome 7, PFLA_1.0, whole genome shotgun sequence, the following proteins share a genomic window:
- the galnt6 gene encoding polypeptide N-acetylgalactosaminyltransferase 6: protein MRLFLRRRMSPLKLVLLGGTLFMVVLVVLQRDVGSSPAGDPWFQELVDKKDKVIVMVREAVNNIGFQIGAPQNPPPLQVQPTQDAKCPAGFYTQAELKPHLERLPQDPKSPGADGKAFQKDNMSPEEGQEKEEGMKRHCFNQFASDRISLSRSLGDDTRPPECVERKFRRCPPLPTTSVIIVFHNEAWSTLLRTVYSVLHTSPAFLLKEIILVDDASVAEHLKSQLEEYVRQLKIVRVVRQLERKGLITARLLGASIAQGEVLTFLDAHCECFHGWLEPLLARIVEEPTAVVSPEITTIDLNTFQFNKPVASNRAFNRGNFDWSLSFGWEAIPEDAKKLRKDETYPVKTPTFAGGLFSISKKYFEHIGTYDDKMEIWGGENVEMSFRVWQCGGQLEILPCSVVGHVFRTKSPHTFPKGTEVITRNQVRLAEVWMDDYKKIYYRRNKNAAVMASENKFGDISDRLNLRERLQCKNFTWYLNTVYPEAFVPDLTPLKYGAIRNSGSKTCLDVGESNIGDKPMIMYQCHNMGGNQYFEYSSHKELRHNIGKQLCLHATPQPEPVTIKLCQLKGKGTSVAPQQEWVFSEENLLKNPSSGKCLQLKGDQLQMDQCNAADLYQHWTFG from the exons ATGCGTCTGTTCCTACGCCGGCGTATGTCCCCCCTGAAACTGGTGCTCCTTGGGGGGACTCTCTTCATGGTGGTCCTAGTGGTTCTCCAGAGGGACGTTGGCTCCTCGCCTGCTGGTGACCCCTGGTTTCAGGAGCTGGTGGACAAGAAGGATAAGGTGATCGTCATGGTACGAGAGGCTGTTAACAACATTGGCTTCCAGATCGGTGCTCCGCAGAATCCACCACCATTACAGGTGCAGCCCACCCAGGATGCCAAATGCCCTGCTGGATTCTACACTCAGGCTGAGCTCAAACCTCACCTAGAGAGACTGCCTCAGGACCCCAAAAGCCCCGGGGCTGATGGGAAGGCGTTTCAGAAAGACAACATGTCCCCAGAGGAAGGtcaggagaaggaggagggtaTGAAGCGGCACTGTTTCAACCAGTTTGCCAGTGACCGCATCTCACTCAGCCGTAGTCTTGGCGACGACACAAGGCCTCCAGA GTGCGTGGAGAGAAAGTTTCGTCGCTGTCCTCCTCTGCCTACCACCAGTGTTATTATTGTCTTCCACAATGAGGCTTGGTCCACCCTCCTCAGGACGGTCTACAGCGTCCTGCACACATCTCCTGCTTTCCTGCTCAAAGAGATCATCTTGGTAGATGACGCCAGTGTTGCAG AGCACCTCAAGAGCCAACTGGAGGAATATGTGCGTCAGCTGAAGATTGTCCGCGTAGTGAGGCAGCTGGAGAGGAAGGGCCTCATCACTGCCAGGCTGCTGGGTGCCAGTATCGCTCAGGGCGAAGTGCTAACCTTTCTCGACGCACACT GTGAGTGTTTCCATGGTTGGCTAGAGCCCCTGTTGGCCCGCATTGTTGAGGAACCCACTGCTGTGGTTAGTCCAGAGATCACCACCATTGACCTCAACACCTTTCAGTTCAACAAGCCTGTGGCCTCCAACCGCGCTTTTAACCGAGGGAACTTTGACTGGAGCCTGTCCTTCGGCTGGGAAGCAATCCCTGAGGATGCGAAGAAGCTGCGCAAGGATGAAACCTACCCTGTAAA AACACCTACTTTTGCTGGAGGTCTCTTTTCAATCTCAAAGAAGTACTTTGAACACATTGGAACGTACGATGACAAGATGGAGATCTGGGGCGGTGAAAACGTGGAGATGTCATTCAGG GTGTGGCAGTGTGGGGGTCAGCTCGAGATCCTCCCTTGTTCCGTGGTGGGCCATGTCTTCCGCACCAAGAGCCCCCACACCTTCCCCAAGGGCACAGAGGTCATCACTCGCAACCAGGTGCGCCTGGCTGAAGTCTGGATGGATGACTACAAGAAGATCTACTATCGCCGCAACAAGAATGCTGCAGTTATGGCCAGCGAG AATAAGTTTGGGGACATCTCTGATCGCCTGAATCTGAGAGAGAGGCTTCAGTGCAAGAACTTCACCTGGTACTTAAACACAGTCTACCCAGAGGCCTTTGTTCCTGACTTGACCCCACTAAAATATGGAGCA ATTAGAAACTCGGGATCTAAAACCTGTCTGGATGTTGGAGAGAGTAACATTGGAGATAAACCTATGATCATGTACCAGTGTCACAACATGGGAGGAAACCAG TACTTTGAATACTCATCTCATAAGGAGCTGCGTCATAATATTGGAAAGCAGCTGTGTCTTCATGCCACACCCCAGCCAGAGCCAGTGACGATCAAGCTATGCCAGCTGAAAGGGAAGGGCACTAGTGTGGCACCACAACAGGAGTGGGTCTTTTCAGAG GAAAATCTTTTGAAGAATCCTAGTAGTGGGAAATGTTTACAGCTGAAAGGAGACCAGCTGCAGATGGACCAATGTAATGCTGCTGACCTCTACCAGCACTGGACCTTCGGCTGA